A DNA window from Onychostoma macrolepis isolate SWU-2019 chromosome 13, ASM1243209v1, whole genome shotgun sequence contains the following coding sequences:
- the LOC131552556 gene encoding cystatin-F, whose translation MSTDMRVSYQSLVLLFLAGFCSLEKIPVHTFISRPIPGALQNVSKNDTGVKEAVLTGTYSFNNKSNDAFLFKASAVDDAKRQIVKGVRYVLEVELSRTVCRKRYSTDDLNNCPFQTDRLLQQTFFCHFDVWSVPWMKPISTTYFKCRTNDLF comes from the exons ATGTCAACAGACATGAGGGTCTCTTATCAGAGTCTAGTCTTGCTTTTTTTAGCAGGCTTCTGCTCACTCG AGAAAATTCCAGTGCACACATTCATCAGCAGACCGATCCCAGGAGCTCTGCAGAACGTCAGTAAGAATGACACTGGGGTGAAGGAGGCCGTCCTGACTGGAACCTACTCCTTTAATAACAAATCCAACGATGCTTTCCTGTTCAAAGCATCAGCTGTTGATGACGCAAAGAGACAG ATAGTCAAAGGCGTCCGCTATGTTCTGGAAGTGGAGCTCTCACGGACCGTGTGCAGGAAGAGGTACAGCACTGATGACCTCAACAACTGTCCCTTCCAGACAGACCGTCTGTTACAGCAG acATTCTTCTGTCACTTTGACGTCTGGTCCGTTCCATGGATGAAGCCGATTTCAactacatattttaaatgtcgTACAAATGATCTATTCTGA